The following proteins are co-located in the Haloarcula marismortui ATCC 43049 genome:
- a CDS encoding DUF5778 family protein — MSEADALDDDLYRRTKQLLEPGEIQLNGAVVHTEYDGSDEIEMMQATIEVGEFIAEGAGLDPTDTFVYSGSDDPEFASNQHQGLTLDDEEFVWECQQLLRNGSFDLVFYYEASADHDGILEAVENAGYAVTGVEGE, encoded by the coding sequence ATGAGCGAGGCCGACGCACTCGACGATGACCTTTACCGCCGGACCAAACAACTACTTGAGCCGGGCGAGATTCAGCTCAACGGCGCTGTCGTCCACACGGAGTACGACGGTAGCGACGAGATAGAGATGATGCAGGCCACCATCGAGGTCGGTGAGTTCATTGCCGAGGGCGCCGGTCTGGACCCGACGGATACGTTCGTCTACTCCGGCAGCGACGACCCCGAGTTCGCGTCGAACCAGCATCAGGGCCTCACGCTGGACGACGAGGAGTTCGTCTGGGAGTGTCAGCAGCTCCTTCGCAACGGTTCCTTCGATCTAGTGTTCTACTACGAGGCGAGCGCCGACCACGACGGGATTCTCGAAGCGGTCGAGAACGCTGGCTACGCAGTCACCGGCGTCGAAGGTGAGTAA
- the hemA gene encoding glutamyl-tRNA reductase, whose amino-acid sequence MRGDTGAIVGVCISHERASVDQLETAAADSERHAVESLLANPAVEEAIALQTCNRTEGYVVVSDHEDGLEALELFTRAVPDDVVVEMGHEESLRHLLRVAAGLESIVLGEDQILGQLRTAYETARGVGGIGPMLEDGVTKAIHVGERARTETKINEGVVSIASAAVRLLKQESSLTDGTALVVGAGEMGQLAAEALSEEVDRLLVANRTVPHAEHIAESVDIDASALALDGIEAAVSEASAVISATGSGDQVFDIGTFSDSGDVSIVDIAQPRDVPAGADRLPSVTVYDLDALESVTAETRNKRQRAAEAVERIVDEEFDRLLTQYKRKRADRVISTMYESAEQVKAAEINSALSAADFDDEQAEVVEAMADAIVSQILAAPTKSLRDAAEEDDWSTIHTALQLFDPDFGGPDQATPPEFTKGMSVEDIPDGMRDEIPNAMLDRLSDD is encoded by the coding sequence GTGAGAGGGGACACTGGTGCAATTGTTGGGGTCTGTATCTCCCATGAGCGCGCAAGCGTCGACCAATTAGAAACCGCTGCGGCGGACAGCGAGCGCCACGCCGTCGAATCCTTGCTCGCGAACCCCGCGGTCGAAGAAGCGATTGCACTGCAGACGTGTAACCGTACCGAGGGGTACGTTGTCGTCTCTGATCACGAGGACGGGCTCGAGGCCCTCGAACTGTTTACCCGAGCCGTGCCCGACGATGTCGTCGTCGAGATGGGTCACGAGGAGAGCCTCCGTCACTTGCTCCGGGTGGCCGCCGGCCTCGAATCGATTGTGCTGGGCGAAGACCAGATCCTCGGCCAGCTTCGGACCGCCTACGAGACCGCCCGCGGCGTTGGCGGCATCGGGCCGATGCTTGAAGACGGCGTCACGAAAGCGATCCACGTCGGCGAGCGCGCCCGCACGGAGACGAAAATCAACGAAGGAGTCGTCTCGATTGCCTCCGCCGCGGTTCGCTTGCTCAAACAGGAGAGTTCGCTGACTGACGGGACAGCGCTCGTTGTTGGGGCTGGCGAGATGGGCCAACTCGCTGCGGAGGCGCTTAGCGAGGAGGTAGACCGACTGCTCGTGGCTAACCGGACGGTCCCACACGCGGAGCACATCGCTGAATCGGTCGATATCGACGCCAGCGCGCTCGCGCTCGACGGTATCGAAGCGGCCGTCTCCGAGGCCAGTGCCGTCATTTCGGCAACGGGAAGCGGCGATCAGGTGTTCGATATCGGGACCTTCAGCGATTCCGGCGACGTATCCATTGTCGATATTGCCCAGCCGCGTGATGTCCCGGCGGGTGCGGACCGCCTCCCGTCGGTGACAGTGTATGATCTTGACGCGCTGGAGTCGGTGACTGCCGAAACACGGAACAAGCGGCAGCGAGCCGCTGAAGCGGTCGAGCGTATCGTCGACGAGGAGTTCGACCGCCTGCTCACGCAGTACAAGCGCAAACGCGCCGACAGGGTCATCTCGACGATGTACGAAAGCGCCGAACAGGTCAAGGCAGCAGAAATAAACAGTGCGCTTTCGGCGGCTGACTTCGATGATGAACAGGCCGAAGTCGTTGAAGCAATGGCCGACGCTATCGTCTCGCAGATCCTCGCCGCACCGACCAAGAGCCTGCGCGACGCCGCAGAGGAGGATGACTGGTCGACGATTCATACGGCGCTCCAGCTGTTCGACCCGGACTTCGGCGGCCCCGACCAGGCTACCCCGCCCGAGTTCACCAAGGGCATGTCGGTCGAGGACATCCCTGACGGTATGCGCGACGAGATCCCGAACGCGATGCTTGACCGACTCTCCGACGACTGA
- the lwrS gene encoding LWR-salt protein, which produces MDTTGGLTSLQPTDPDGATARYVFRVEIGLEPAADGLRTDPDRFETTLYRAADDPGERGWLFFRDTLWRGKLADEPHFRRLVEDELGCPVVSASFSELRTDEAYFDALKSEIADDLSLFNAGSVSEVVTKYLGSSIRVG; this is translated from the coding sequence GTGGATACGACAGGCGGACTCACGTCGCTCCAGCCGACTGATCCAGACGGCGCGACCGCCCGGTACGTGTTCCGTGTGGAAATCGGGCTGGAACCGGCCGCTGATGGGCTACGGACCGACCCCGACCGGTTCGAGACGACGCTGTATCGGGCAGCTGACGACCCGGGGGAACGCGGTTGGCTGTTCTTCCGGGACACGCTCTGGCGGGGCAAACTCGCTGACGAACCGCATTTCCGTCGGCTCGTCGAAGACGAACTCGGCTGTCCAGTTGTTTCGGCGTCGTTCAGTGAACTCAGGACCGACGAGGCGTATTTCGACGCGCTGAAGAGCGAAATCGCGGACGACCTGTCCCTGTTCAATGCCGGGTCGGTCAGCGAAGTCGTCACCAAGTACCTCGGTAGCTCGATTCGGGTGGGGTGA
- a CDS encoding cold-shock protein, translating into MATGTVDFFNDTGGYGFIDTEDSDEDVFFHMEDIDGPDLEEGQEVEFEIEQADKGPRAKNLTRL; encoded by the coding sequence ATGGCGACCGGTACGGTAGACTTCTTCAACGACACAGGCGGTTACGGTTTCATCGATACCGAAGACTCCGACGAGGACGTCTTCTTCCACATGGAGGACATCGACGGTCCTGACCTCGAGGAGGGGCAAGAAGTGGAATTCGAGATTGAGCAGGCCGACAAAGGCCCGCGCGCGAAAAACCTCACGCGGCTGTAA
- a CDS encoding DUF7577 domain-containing protein produces MAISTAELTVRLLVYLFVLIGVPLWFVLMFRLMDYAAHDTLVEQFSGQRNGRDTGQLNAYFEQAAVDARSCRICGAANGPNYTYCHNCQERLSTGD; encoded by the coding sequence GTGGCAATCTCGACAGCCGAACTGACAGTCCGGCTGCTGGTCTACCTGTTCGTCCTGATAGGGGTGCCGCTGTGGTTTGTCCTCATGTTCCGGCTCATGGATTACGCCGCACATGATACGCTGGTCGAGCAGTTCAGCGGCCAACGCAACGGTCGCGACACCGGCCAGCTCAACGCCTACTTCGAACAGGCTGCAGTCGACGCAAGGAGCTGTCGTATCTGTGGCGCAGCGAACGGCCCCAACTACACGTACTGTCACAATTGCCAAGAGCGGCTGTCGACCGGCGATTGA
- a CDS encoding HAD family hydrolase, with the protein MTTDYDFWLFDLDGTLVDIEPAYPRKVMGAVGDRLGVEFTDRERDALWYGFGGTRSRTLAERNVDQQEFWRLFHEEEDPIARAEATYLYDDAEQFLATLDTPVGLVTHCQQYLTEPVLDHLDITDWFETVVCCDDDIGWKPDPKPVELAMREMDVWYNGHHGVLAGDNPSDIGAAWNAGLDGVHVGRRSPTETGRCVRGDRRVASLLDLSSSQGR; encoded by the coding sequence ATGACCACCGACTACGACTTCTGGCTGTTTGATCTCGACGGGACGCTCGTCGATATCGAGCCAGCGTACCCCCGGAAAGTGATGGGTGCCGTCGGCGACCGCCTCGGCGTCGAGTTCACGGACCGGGAGCGGGATGCACTCTGGTACGGCTTCGGTGGGACACGGTCACGGACGCTTGCGGAGCGCAACGTCGACCAGCAGGAGTTCTGGCGGCTGTTCCACGAGGAGGAAGACCCTATTGCGCGGGCCGAGGCGACGTATCTCTACGACGATGCCGAGCAGTTCCTCGCGACCCTCGATACACCGGTCGGACTGGTCACGCACTGCCAGCAGTACCTCACCGAACCAGTGCTTGACCATCTGGATATCACCGACTGGTTCGAAACGGTCGTCTGCTGTGACGATGACATCGGCTGGAAGCCCGACCCGAAGCCGGTGGAACTGGCGATGCGGGAGATGGATGTCTGGTACAACGGCCACCACGGTGTGCTGGCTGGAGACAATCCGTCAGACATCGGTGCGGCGTGGAACGCGGGCCTCGACGGCGTTCACGTTGGTCGTCGGTCCCCCACGGAGACGGGCCGGTGCGTGCGCGGCGATAGACGGGTCGCCTCGCTGCTGGACCTGTCGTCGTCTCAGGGGAGATAG
- a CDS encoding molybdopterin-binding protein: MAGPSPSDAESLPLETARRRIGSVAAPIDRTDRIPLSVAVGRVLATPATANDPIEGAEISVGDAVFEQGHQIRPGDVGLLRAAGVSELLVRQRPQVGILPTGDELAQRDAGESQQVETAGFTLAQYVDRWGGKVTYRDPVADDAPALRMAVQRDLTRELIVITGTEPGDALREIVAELGEVLADRLAIDPGHRTGIAVVENRPVVLLPESPGAARVGAVQLVRPLLKTFAHAPLPAHPETRATLTAHVDSQNGVRTFTPVAVGDGTATPLPGVDLATATRADGWVSVPAAEAGIDTGTTVTVENWDYLP, encoded by the coding sequence ATGGCTGGCCCCTCGCCGTCGGACGCTGAGTCGCTCCCGCTGGAAACCGCACGCCGACGAATCGGCAGCGTCGCTGCGCCCATCGACCGAACAGACAGGATTCCGCTCTCCGTCGCCGTCGGACGTGTTCTGGCGACACCTGCGACGGCGAATGACCCTATCGAGGGAGCCGAAATCAGCGTCGGGGACGCCGTTTTCGAGCAAGGCCATCAGATACGACCCGGCGACGTGGGACTGCTGAGAGCCGCTGGAGTTTCCGAACTCCTCGTCCGCCAGCGACCGCAGGTAGGTATTCTACCGACTGGCGATGAACTGGCCCAGCGGGACGCGGGCGAGAGCCAGCAGGTCGAGACGGCGGGGTTCACGCTGGCACAGTACGTCGACCGCTGGGGCGGCAAGGTAACGTACCGGGACCCAGTCGCCGACGACGCGCCGGCACTCCGGATGGCGGTCCAGCGTGACCTCACCCGGGAACTGATCGTCATTACCGGGACGGAACCGGGTGACGCGCTCCGAGAAATCGTCGCCGAACTTGGCGAGGTGCTCGCGGACCGTCTCGCGATCGACCCCGGCCATCGGACCGGGATAGCCGTCGTCGAGAACCGACCGGTAGTGCTCCTGCCGGAGTCGCCAGGCGCGGCCCGCGTCGGCGCTGTCCAGCTCGTTCGTCCACTCCTGAAGACGTTCGCCCACGCCCCACTGCCCGCCCATCCAGAGACACGAGCGACGCTGACAGCGCACGTCGACAGTCAAAACGGTGTCAGGACGTTTACTCCGGTCGCTGTGGGCGACGGCACAGCGACGCCGTTGCCCGGCGTTGACCTCGCGACGGCGACCCGGGCCGATGGCTGGGTGTCCGTGCCCGCCGCCGAGGCTGGTATCGATACCGGAACGACCGTCACTGTTGAAAACTGGGACTATCTCCCCTGA
- a CDS encoding siroheme decarboxylase subunit beta — MSEDLGTVDRAVLNAFQGGFPVVERPFEPAAAALADHGVDIDADELLARVQDLDDAGVLTRFGALINAEAIGGTATLVATHAPEDSYDEHAEIINAYPEVAHNYEREHPHLNMWFVVSVAEESRVKEVLAEIEAETGEETYNLPKQQEFHVGAKFPVEGPQTQDIDCSALGPDVTPTDSQSLTADELDLVLEIQDGLPVTATPYADVAAEIDADVDWVLETIQRFNMEGKVRRVGVIPNHYALGYSENGMTVWDVPDEVIDEVGPAIAEFDFVTHCYERPRHDGVWPYNFFAMTHGRSEAESQERIQQVRDRMAEHWDVSEDDWDTLFSTRILKKTGIRLDERARQNTETA; from the coding sequence ATGAGCGAAGACCTCGGGACGGTAGACCGGGCGGTGTTGAACGCCTTCCAGGGCGGCTTCCCGGTCGTCGAACGGCCGTTCGAACCGGCCGCGGCGGCCCTCGCCGACCACGGCGTCGACATCGACGCGGACGAGCTGCTAGCGCGCGTACAGGACCTCGACGACGCGGGCGTGCTCACGCGGTTCGGGGCACTCATCAATGCTGAAGCGATCGGTGGCACCGCCACGCTTGTCGCAACTCACGCCCCCGAGGACAGCTACGACGAGCACGCCGAGATAATAAACGCGTACCCGGAGGTCGCGCACAATTACGAGCGCGAACATCCCCATCTAAATATGTGGTTCGTGGTCTCGGTGGCCGAGGAAAGTCGAGTCAAGGAGGTACTAGCCGAAATCGAGGCCGAAACCGGTGAGGAGACGTACAACCTCCCGAAACAGCAGGAGTTCCACGTCGGCGCGAAGTTCCCCGTCGAGGGGCCACAGACCCAGGACATCGACTGTTCGGCTCTGGGGCCGGACGTGACCCCGACCGACAGCCAGTCTCTGACCGCCGACGAACTGGACCTCGTGCTGGAAATTCAGGACGGGCTCCCGGTCACTGCCACGCCGTACGCTGACGTGGCTGCTGAAATTGACGCCGACGTTGATTGGGTACTGGAGACAATACAGCGGTTCAACATGGAAGGAAAGGTCCGCCGGGTCGGCGTTATCCCGAACCACTACGCGCTTGGCTACAGCGAGAACGGGATGACTGTCTGGGACGTGCCCGACGAGGTCATCGACGAGGTTGGCCCGGCTATCGCCGAGTTCGACTTCGTGACACACTGCTACGAGCGGCCTCGCCACGACGGCGTCTGGCCGTACAACTTCTTCGCGATGACTCACGGGCGAAGCGAGGCGGAGAGTCAGGAGCGCATCCAGCAGGTCCGCGACCGGATGGCTGAACACTGGGACGTGTCCGAGGACGACTGGGACACGCTGTTCTCGACGCGCATTCTGAAAAAGACGGGTATCAGGCTGGACGAACGAGCGCGACAGAACACAGAAACGGCGTGA
- a CDS encoding cold-shock protein — MATGTVDFFNDTGGYGFIETDDADEDVFFHMEDVGGPDLEEGQEVEFDIEQADKGPRAKNLERL, encoded by the coding sequence ATGGCGACAGGCACTGTAGACTTCTTCAACGATACGGGTGGCTACGGTTTCATCGAAACCGACGATGCCGACGAAGACGTGTTCTTCCACATGGAAGACGTCGGCGGCCCGGACTTAGAAGAAGGGCAAGAAGTCGAATTCGACATCGAACAGGCAGACAAAGGCCCGCGGGCGAAGAACCTCGAGCGACTGTAA
- a CDS encoding GIDE domain-containing protein: MVLPQLVGIVFLTIGGFVLLRGGRELKTVFHILRNDPVPVRSLDGHTGPVEITGTAVANEGAGTVTAPFTGSECLAYTYEVEEYRSSGKHSNWETLDEGQDGVDFIVDDGNARVRVNPDGADVRFESQSVTVSPGTELPERLAAYVERTEGVEAQDGSVNLLVTEISLGNKQRFTERRLDVGEDVYVYGQAMRGPATAWGSNLVDAIVGDGNATPVFVISDTSERGTARRIVRGAIAETVFGLVAVIVGSVALFSTLL; this comes from the coding sequence ATGGTCCTCCCGCAACTGGTTGGCATCGTGTTCCTGACTATCGGCGGTTTCGTCCTCCTCCGCGGCGGCCGGGAACTCAAAACGGTGTTCCACATCCTCCGGAACGATCCGGTTCCAGTGCGCTCACTCGACGGGCACACTGGTCCTGTCGAAATCACTGGCACAGCTGTCGCCAACGAGGGTGCCGGGACCGTCACGGCCCCCTTTACCGGTAGCGAGTGTCTGGCATACACCTACGAAGTCGAGGAGTACCGCTCGTCAGGCAAACACTCAAACTGGGAGACGCTAGACGAGGGGCAGGACGGCGTCGACTTCATCGTGGACGACGGCAACGCGCGCGTTCGCGTAAACCCAGACGGAGCGGACGTACGGTTCGAATCCCAGTCGGTGACAGTCTCTCCCGGAACTGAACTCCCTGAGCGCTTGGCTGCGTACGTCGAGCGAACGGAGGGCGTCGAGGCACAGGATGGGTCCGTGAACCTGCTCGTGACAGAAATCAGCCTGGGGAACAAACAGCGCTTTACCGAGCGTCGGCTGGACGTTGGCGAGGATGTGTACGTCTACGGCCAGGCGATGCGCGGCCCCGCAACAGCGTGGGGCAGCAATCTGGTCGATGCTATTGTCGGGGACGGCAACGCGACGCCGGTGTTCGTCATTTCCGACACCAGCGAGCGTGGCACCGCCCGACGGATTGTTCGGGGCGCTATCGCTGAAACTGTGTTCGGTCTCGTCGCTGTTATCGTCGGCAGCGTCGCCCTCTTCTCCACACTCCTGTAG
- a CDS encoding ABC1 kinase family protein — protein sequence MNLRAYWRFLVVARHFLPLLVAYARDRKRFFVIGSSRRVTPEQRRKRAQQLLDSLLTLGPTFIKLGQILSTRPDVLPPEYIEEFSKLQDRVPPADWDEARVVIEDELGSVDDRFDEFEREAISGASLGQVYLAEVDGEKVAVKIRRPGIETLVEADLRVVRWSLPLLMYFIDDSRSFSLETLADEFSKTIREEMDYQREGRMLTEIRENFRDNDRICIPEVKESHSTRRVLTMEYVPGTKINDIDSLDAGGINRTELAETLQRAYLQMIIDDGVFHADPHPGNLAVQDDGTLVFYDFGMSGRVDPFVQDKIIDFYAAVADQDIDAILDALIEMGTLSPEADRQVMGDVMELAIADARGEDIEQYRVQQIIQQVEDTIYEFPLRLPANLALVLRVATVVEGVCVTLDEDFDFIGVATDYLREEGYLAEGVRNFVEDRATEVSDAARSAVRIPPKLESALDRVEREDFRVQADIEDSDGLLATMTKRLILGMLLASTLFSTAFLYTQASLPATGVGIAGTVGLSLALWWSFRSKKAVRAKPQFTRQSMREQDRESPGGLNTSFGEDTDDAYSGD from the coding sequence GTGAATCTTCGCGCGTACTGGCGGTTCCTCGTCGTTGCACGCCACTTCCTGCCCCTGTTGGTCGCGTACGCACGAGACCGAAAGCGGTTCTTCGTGATCGGCTCATCGCGCCGCGTCACGCCTGAACAGCGTCGCAAACGTGCACAGCAGCTGCTCGACTCGTTGCTAACGCTCGGCCCGACGTTCATCAAACTCGGACAGATCCTCTCGACGCGACCGGACGTCCTGCCACCAGAATACATCGAGGAGTTCTCCAAGCTCCAGGACCGCGTGCCACCGGCGGACTGGGACGAGGCACGGGTTGTCATCGAGGACGAACTGGGGTCTGTCGATGACCGCTTCGATGAATTCGAGAGAGAGGCGATAAGCGGCGCGTCGCTCGGTCAGGTGTATCTGGCGGAGGTCGACGGTGAAAAGGTCGCCGTCAAGATCCGCCGGCCCGGTATCGAGACGCTCGTCGAGGCCGACCTGCGGGTCGTCCGCTGGTCGCTCCCGCTGTTGATGTATTTCATCGACGACTCTCGGTCGTTCTCGCTGGAGACACTCGCCGACGAGTTCTCGAAGACCATCCGCGAGGAGATGGACTACCAGCGAGAGGGGCGGATGCTCACCGAAATTCGGGAGAACTTCAGGGACAACGACCGCATCTGCATCCCCGAAGTCAAGGAGTCTCACTCCACCCGGCGCGTCCTGACGATGGAGTATGTCCCCGGCACGAAGATCAACGACATCGACAGCCTCGACGCGGGCGGTATCAACCGGACGGAGCTGGCCGAGACGCTCCAGCGGGCGTACCTGCAGATGATTATCGACGATGGCGTGTTCCACGCCGACCCACATCCCGGGAACCTCGCCGTGCAAGACGACGGGACGCTCGTCTTCTACGACTTCGGGATGTCCGGTCGAGTCGACCCGTTCGTGCAGGACAAGATCATCGACTTCTACGCCGCCGTCGCCGATCAGGACATCGATGCCATCCTCGATGCCCTCATCGAGATGGGGACGCTCTCGCCGGAGGCCGACCGGCAGGTGATGGGCGACGTGATGGAACTGGCCATCGCCGACGCCCGTGGCGAGGACATCGAGCAGTACCGCGTCCAGCAGATCATCCAGCAAGTCGAAGACACCATCTACGAGTTCCCGCTCCGGCTGCCGGCGAACCTGGCGCTGGTGTTGCGCGTCGCCACGGTCGTTGAAGGCGTCTGTGTCACCCTCGACGAGGACTTCGACTTCATCGGCGTTGCGACCGACTATCTCCGCGAGGAGGGGTATCTCGCCGAGGGCGTTCGGAACTTCGTCGAGGACCGGGCGACCGAAGTATCCGACGCCGCTCGGTCGGCCGTCCGTATCCCGCCGAAACTGGAGTCCGCCCTCGACAGAGTCGAGCGGGAGGACTTCCGCGTACAGGCCGACATTGAGGACTCCGATGGCCTGCTCGCGACGATGACCAAGCGGCTCATCCTCGGGATGTTGCTCGCGAGCACGCTGTTTTCGACAGCGTTCCTGTACACGCAGGCGTCGCTGCCGGCCACTGGTGTCGGTATCGCTGGAACTGTCGGCCTGTCACTGGCGCTGTGGTGGTCGTTCCGCTCGAAAAAGGCCGTCCGCGCCAAGCCGCAGTTCACGCGACAGAGTATGCGTGAGCAAGACAGGGAGAGCCCGGGCGGGCTCAACACCTCCTTCGGCGAGGACACCGACGACGCCTACAGCGGTGACTGA
- a CDS encoding Hsp20/alpha crystallin family protein, with product MSALREALRDLPDAVFADVLESEDEYLLVLDLPGVTAETIDVTVEGGRLRIDGQRTKDVPGEFTFVREDRSVFLDAELPLPPDTTGQGGEGTVENGVLELRLPKATAAPSTTIPIDGD from the coding sequence ATGTCTGCCCTGCGTGAAGCGCTTCGGGACCTTCCCGACGCCGTGTTCGCGGACGTGCTCGAATCCGAGGACGAATATCTGCTCGTGCTCGACCTGCCGGGCGTGACCGCGGAGACAATCGACGTGACCGTTGAAGGGGGCCGCCTTCGTATCGACGGGCAACGGACCAAGGACGTGCCCGGGGAGTTTACGTTCGTCCGCGAGGACCGTTCCGTGTTCCTTGACGCTGAGCTTCCGCTCCCGCCGGACACGACCGGGCAGGGCGGGGAGGGGACCGTGGAAAACGGCGTCCTCGAACTCCGACTGCCGAAGGCGACAGCCGCACCGAGCACCACAATCCCGATCGACGGGGACTGA
- a CDS encoding 4a-hydroxytetrahydrobiopterin dehydratase, translated as MADLLSDAEISDRLPEEWTREDDEIVRVFEFDGYLDASGFLSAAAGLAEDAWHHPEMTIRWGEVEVRLTTHDAGGITENDIDLAERLNGIHD; from the coding sequence ATGGCAGACCTGCTCTCTGATGCAGAGATTAGCGACCGGCTACCCGAGGAATGGACCCGCGAAGACGACGAAATCGTTCGTGTCTTCGAGTTCGACGGCTATCTGGACGCGTCGGGGTTTCTGAGCGCCGCGGCCGGCCTCGCCGAGGACGCGTGGCATCACCCGGAGATGACCATCCGCTGGGGTGAGGTCGAAGTCCGACTCACGACCCACGACGCCGGCGGCATCACGGAAAACGACATTGACCTTGCCGAGCGGCTGAACGGCATCCACGACTGA
- a CDS encoding precorrin-2 dehydrogenase/sirohydrochlorin ferrochelatase family protein, whose amino-acid sequence MIPLMHDFEGETVLVVGGGSVGARKARTFATEASVVVLSPEFGDRTFADAEKVRAAPTPEDATDWVERTDPALVVAATDDSDLNGAFSTAAAEHGALVNRTDDHGDQSFGNIVVPATVRDDPVTLAIATGGRAPALSKHLRERFEDEFGNAGLMADLVGDLREDLRDRGVPPAKRRDAVRFVVRSREVWKALDSGRSKGEQVARDVIGELPGDQT is encoded by the coding sequence ATGATTCCACTCATGCACGACTTCGAGGGCGAGACGGTGCTCGTCGTCGGCGGCGGTTCAGTCGGCGCGCGCAAGGCTCGCACATTCGCTACGGAGGCGAGCGTCGTCGTCCTCAGCCCTGAGTTCGGCGACCGGACGTTCGCTGACGCCGAAAAAGTCCGAGCCGCACCGACCCCAGAGGACGCCACAGACTGGGTCGAGCGGACCGACCCGGCGCTGGTCGTTGCCGCGACAGACGACTCGGACCTGAACGGCGCTTTTAGCACAGCTGCCGCGGAACACGGCGCGCTTGTCAACCGCACCGACGACCATGGCGACCAGTCGTTCGGCAACATTGTCGTGCCTGCCACGGTACGAGACGACCCCGTGACGCTGGCGATTGCGACCGGCGGACGCGCGCCAGCGCTGTCGAAGCACCTTCGCGAGCGGTTCGAAGACGAGTTCGGAAACGCTGGCCTGATGGCGGACCTTGTTGGCGACCTCCGTGAGGACCTGCGCGACCGGGGGGTCCCGCCGGCCAAACGGCGTGACGCCGTTAGGTTCGTTGTCAGGTCACGGGAAGTTTGGAAGGCTTTAGATAGTGGCAGGTCCAAAGGAGAGCAAGTAGCTAGAGACGTGATCGGAGAGTTACCTGGTGATCAAACGTGA
- a CDS encoding GNAT family N-acetyltransferase has product MTDRIQFRAYDSRDADAVWRLHEWAMRATGNDPSDIPGTSDLKNIETRYFDTGGAFLVGVVPAVDDELPETFDGGLAAMGGFLPNEVGHADERTVPGAAELHRMRVAPSRQRRGYGRSLLHKLEQQVVEQGYEVLLATTSQSQPAAVAFYRDEGYQEVDQSTQGEYELVHFEKRL; this is encoded by the coding sequence ATGACCGACCGGATTCAGTTTCGAGCCTACGACAGCCGGGATGCCGACGCCGTCTGGCGCCTCCACGAGTGGGCGATGCGAGCGACCGGCAACGACCCCAGCGACATCCCCGGAACGTCGGACCTGAAAAACATCGAGACCCGGTATTTCGACACCGGCGGCGCGTTTCTCGTCGGCGTCGTGCCCGCCGTCGACGACGAACTCCCGGAGACGTTCGACGGTGGCCTGGCCGCGATGGGCGGGTTCCTCCCGAATGAAGTCGGGCACGCGGACGAGCGAACCGTCCCCGGCGCGGCCGAACTCCACCGGATGCGGGTGGCTCCGTCCCGGCAACGACGTGGCTACGGTCGGAGCCTCCTCCACAAACTCGAACAGCAAGTGGTCGAGCAGGGATACGAGGTCCTGCTTGCGACGACATCACAGAGCCAGCCCGCCGCGGTCGCGTTCTACCGCGACGAAGGATACCAGGAGGTAGACCAGTCAACACAGGGCGAGTACGAACTCGTCCACTTCGAGAAACGGCTCTGA